The following are from one region of the Aquipuribacter hungaricus genome:
- the fbaA gene encoding class II fructose-bisphosphate aldolase, producing MPIATPERYAEMLNAAKDGSYAFPAINVTSSQTLNAVIRGFAEAESDGIVQVSTGGAEYLSGPTVKDMVIGATALAQYAHEVARAYDVQIALHTDHCPKDKLDGFVRPLLAMSKERVGKGQGPLFQSHMWDGSAVPLEENLQIAEQLLAECAEAKVVLEIEVGVVGGEEDGVDNEINDKLYTTTEDALAMVEALGTGEKGVYMAALTFGNVHGVYKPGNVKLRPEILRDCQDAIAEKLGQPKGSKPALLVFHGGSGSLPQEISDAVDYGAVKMNIDTDTQYAFTRPVVEHVMKNYDGVLKIDGEVGNKKAYDPRAWGKAAETGLAQRVVEACQNLRSAGRRLS from the coding sequence ATGCCCATCGCCACCCCCGAGCGCTACGCCGAGATGCTCAACGCGGCCAAGGACGGCTCGTACGCCTTCCCCGCCATCAACGTCACGTCGTCGCAGACGCTGAACGCCGTCATCCGCGGCTTCGCCGAGGCCGAGTCCGACGGGATCGTCCAGGTCTCCACCGGCGGCGCGGAGTACCTGTCCGGCCCGACCGTCAAGGACATGGTCATCGGTGCGACCGCGCTGGCGCAGTACGCGCACGAGGTCGCCCGCGCCTACGACGTGCAGATCGCCCTGCACACCGACCACTGCCCCAAGGACAAGCTCGACGGCTTCGTCCGCCCCCTGCTCGCCATGAGCAAGGAGCGCGTCGGCAAGGGCCAGGGCCCGCTGTTCCAGTCGCACATGTGGGACGGCTCGGCCGTGCCGCTGGAGGAGAACCTCCAGATCGCCGAGCAGCTCCTCGCGGAGTGCGCCGAGGCCAAGGTCGTCCTCGAGATCGAGGTCGGCGTGGTCGGCGGCGAGGAGGACGGCGTCGACAACGAGATCAACGACAAGCTGTACACGACGACCGAGGACGCCCTGGCCATGGTCGAGGCGCTCGGCACCGGCGAGAAGGGCGTCTACATGGCGGCCCTGACGTTCGGCAACGTCCACGGCGTCTACAAGCCCGGCAACGTCAAGCTGCGCCCGGAGATCCTCCGCGACTGCCAGGACGCCATCGCCGAGAAGCTCGGCCAGCCCAAGGGCAGCAAGCCCGCGCTGCTCGTCTTCCACGGCGGCTCCGGCTCGCTCCCGCAGGAGATCAGCGACGCCGTCGACTACGGCGCCGTGAAGATGAACATCGACACCGACACCCAGTACGCGTTCACGCGGCCGGTCGTCGAGCACGTCATGAAGAACTACGACGGCGTGCTGAAGATCGACGGCGAGGTCGGCAACAAGAAGGCCTACGACCCCCGCGCCTGGGGCAAGGCGGCCGAGACCGGCCTGGCCCAGCGCGTCGTCGAGGCCTGCCAGAACCTGCGCAGCGCCGGCCGCAGGCTCAGCTGA
- the cobA gene encoding uroporphyrinogen-III C-methyltransferase yields MTPTSTPLPPHAPARAHAPAQAPINAAGHAPVHATAQAPVHAPGHAPVADENPGTPNGTPVPVGLRLTGRRVVCVGGGPVSARRTRALLDGGAEVHVVAPELCEDLAEHARAGRVTWHSRGYEPADLDGAWFVHTATGDRATDSRVAADAEQRRVWCVDATDAAASSAWFPAVARVDDVSVAVTAGGDPRRAARLRDAVATALDTGSLPLRRHRPGPGRVDLVGGGPGDPGLLTTRARRLLAQADVVVHDTLAPTSVLDELDPDVELVDVGKTAGHHPVPQHEINLFLVEHARRGRRVVRLKGGDPFVLGRGGEELLACREAGVTVAVTPGVTSAVSVPAALGIPVTHRGVSRSFTVLSAHEDLRAGQVPTEGTLVLLMGVSGLAATADRLVALGWSATTPAAVLEDGFGERQRRVVGTLADIAGRAEQAGVRPPGIVVVGEVVALAPAMQPDPVVLVAHGSRDPRSRAVTDGLAAALGERLGTEVVVSQLDHAGPRPQEAVDALAARGHRTVRVQPLLFTPAYHVTVDLPEALASCAATADGADVHVQGPLVGHPALLDALDRRLAETDLPDGVRPTALVMASAGTSSAPARAELEQTAAAWGERHGLPAVSAYASAAEPTPGQAVAALVAQGHSVAVGGLFVGPGYLPDKARAQALAAGAVVVAEPVGVAPELVQVLADRCAAPVGPAPHTGPSAA; encoded by the coding sequence GTGACGCCGACCTCGACGCCCCTGCCCCCGCACGCCCCCGCCCGGGCCCACGCCCCCGCCCAGGCGCCAATCAATGCCGCCGGGCACGCACCGGTCCACGCCACCGCCCAGGCGCCAGTCCACGCCCCCGGCCACGCGCCGGTCGCCGACGAGAACCCGGGAACCCCGAATGGCACCCCCGTCCCCGTCGGCCTCCGCCTCACCGGCCGCCGGGTCGTCTGCGTCGGCGGGGGTCCGGTGTCCGCCCGCCGCACCCGGGCCCTGCTCGACGGCGGCGCAGAAGTCCACGTCGTCGCGCCCGAGCTGTGCGAGGACCTGGCCGAGCACGCCCGCGCCGGCCGCGTCACCTGGCACTCCCGCGGCTACGAGCCCGCCGACCTGGACGGGGCCTGGTTCGTCCACACCGCCACCGGCGACCGCGCCACCGACTCCCGGGTCGCCGCCGACGCCGAGCAGCGCCGGGTGTGGTGCGTCGACGCCACCGACGCCGCCGCGTCGAGCGCCTGGTTCCCCGCCGTCGCCCGGGTCGACGACGTCTCGGTCGCCGTGACCGCGGGCGGGGACCCCCGCCGGGCCGCCCGGCTGCGCGACGCCGTCGCCACGGCGCTGGACACCGGGTCGCTGCCGCTGCGCCGCCACCGTCCCGGACCCGGCAGGGTCGACCTCGTCGGCGGCGGCCCCGGCGACCCGGGCCTGCTCACCACCCGTGCCCGGCGCCTGCTCGCCCAGGCGGACGTCGTCGTCCACGACACCCTGGCCCCGACCTCCGTCCTCGACGAGCTGGACCCCGACGTCGAGCTCGTCGACGTCGGCAAGACCGCCGGCCACCACCCCGTGCCGCAGCACGAGATCAACCTGTTCCTCGTCGAGCACGCGCGCCGCGGCCGGCGGGTCGTCCGGCTCAAGGGCGGCGACCCGTTCGTCCTGGGCCGGGGCGGGGAGGAGCTGCTGGCCTGCCGGGAGGCCGGCGTCACCGTCGCGGTCACGCCCGGCGTCACCAGCGCGGTGTCCGTGCCCGCGGCGCTCGGCATCCCCGTCACCCACCGCGGCGTCTCGCGCTCCTTCACCGTGCTGTCCGCCCACGAGGACCTGCGGGCCGGCCAGGTGCCGACCGAGGGCACCCTCGTCCTGCTCATGGGCGTCTCGGGCCTGGCCGCGACCGCGGACCGGCTCGTGGCGCTCGGCTGGTCGGCCACCACCCCCGCGGCGGTGCTCGAGGACGGATTCGGCGAGCGCCAGCGGCGGGTGGTCGGCACCCTCGCCGACATCGCCGGCCGCGCGGAGCAGGCCGGTGTCCGCCCGCCCGGGATCGTCGTCGTCGGCGAGGTCGTCGCCCTGGCGCCCGCCATGCAGCCCGACCCGGTCGTCCTCGTCGCCCACGGCAGCCGCGACCCCCGCTCCCGCGCGGTCACCGACGGCCTGGCGGCGGCGCTCGGCGAGCGGCTCGGCACCGAGGTCGTCGTGTCCCAGCTCGACCACGCCGGGCCGCGGCCGCAGGAGGCCGTCGACGCCCTCGCCGCCCGGGGCCACCGCACCGTCCGCGTGCAGCCCCTGCTCTTCACCCCGGCCTACCACGTGACCGTCGACCTGCCGGAGGCGCTCGCGTCGTGCGCGGCAACCGCGGACGGCGCCGACGTCCACGTCCAGGGCCCGCTCGTCGGCCACCCCGCGCTGCTCGACGCCCTCGACCGCCGCCTGGCCGAGACCGACCTGCCCGACGGGGTCCGCCCGACCGCGCTCGTCATGGCGTCGGCGGGCACGTCGTCGGCGCCCGCACGTGCCGAGCTCGAGCAGACCGCCGCGGCCTGGGGCGAGCGCCACGGCCTGCCCGCGGTGAGCGCCTACGCCTCGGCCGCGGAGCCCACCCCCGGCCAGGCCGTCGCCGCGCTGGTCGCCCAGGGGCACAGCGTCGCCGTCGGCGGCCTGTTCGTCGGCCCCGGGTACCTGCCGGACAAGGCGCGCGCCCAGGCCCTGGCGGCCGGGGCGGTCGTGGTCGCGGAGCCCGTCGGCGTCGCGCCGGAGCTCGTCCAGGTCCTCGCCGACCGCTGCGCCGCCCCCGTCGGCCCTGCCCCTCACACCGGCCCGTCGGCGGCGTGA
- a CDS encoding STAS domain-containing protein, translated as MTQNSATPAEDEAPDEAPTAPVVRPVDPGSVHVLFEPAATRVVLTGEIDAELGPDLLEAADDALAGTRRIEVDSHLVTFMDSTGVAFLARLASRAPERVRLLDPPDLVGFLIETTRIASLLDVVRDGRTSTPTD; from the coding sequence ATGACGCAGAACAGCGCGACGCCGGCCGAGGACGAGGCCCCCGACGAGGCCCCCACCGCCCCCGTCGTCCGTCCCGTCGACCCCGGGTCGGTGCACGTCCTCTTCGAGCCCGCCGCCACGCGCGTGGTGCTCACGGGCGAGATCGACGCCGAGCTCGGGCCGGACCTGCTCGAGGCCGCGGACGACGCCCTCGCCGGGACCCGGCGGATCGAGGTGGACAGCCACCTCGTCACGTTCATGGACTCCACCGGCGTGGCGTTCCTGGCCCGCCTGGCCTCCCGCGCCCCGGAGCGGGTCCGGCTGCTCGACCCGCCGGACCTCGTCGGCTTCCTCATCGAGACGACGCGGATCGCCTCGCTGCTCGACGTCGTGCGCGACGGCCGGACGTCGACCCCGACGGACTGA
- a CDS encoding HAD-IB family hydrolase encodes MRLADSLAGKRILLTGVTGFVGEALLHKLLRDVPGCTVVAMVRPKQGQTAEDRVAKLLGKGIFADLPEGSGARVETLSGDLYDVPALPTDLDVVVHCAGDVSFDPPIQSAFQTNVVGVQGLVERVVESARQPDGSHRPLHYVHVSTAYVGGRRRGPVMEVSVEHTVDWRAEHEAAQRVAARIEDTSRTPAVLSRLVAKAEKDHDRAGPLAVAADAEERRRTWVTDQQKAAGGERARSLGWTDVYTFTKALGERVVEEVAAPVLPTTVYRPSIIESALTTPHPGWIEGFKMADPIILAYGRGELPELPAAPDSVIDIVPIDLVVNSIIAVAATPPPVGEPAYVHLSSGSRNPLTFRQLYDHVREYFAQHPFDMDSRGAVRLATWRFPGARIVERALTTGEKAYGVAEGALSLAPRSDRVRSIARNLDTQKRRLDFLRRYMDLYRAYTQVELYFVDDRMLAMHQAMDPEDQETFGFDTAVIDWEHYLIEVHCPAVTQGVRDYDVIRRRRGRSGGPAPRVVAPRDPSEPVDPDAAPVLAVFDMDGTLLSSNIIETYLWVRLPELSAAGKVRELAATAARLPLYLRAERRDRGALIRSAYRRYEGADLRALEEMVDETLTPHVLERVSGAAIRRVREHRAAGHRTVLITGAVTPITRPLAPLFDEIVAAELDTDSRGRCTGFLTRPPLVGEARAAWLKRYASVEGADLSQAYGYADSHSDLPMLQAVGRPTAVSPDVTLYREARKLRWPIEDWGTAGRSPRLQLPSIDTSQARLPG; translated from the coding sequence ATGCGACTGGCGGACTCCCTGGCGGGGAAGCGCATCCTGCTGACCGGTGTCACCGGCTTCGTCGGCGAGGCGCTGCTGCACAAGCTGCTGCGGGACGTCCCGGGCTGCACGGTCGTGGCGATGGTGCGGCCCAAGCAGGGCCAGACCGCCGAGGACCGGGTGGCCAAGCTGCTCGGCAAGGGCATCTTCGCCGACCTGCCCGAGGGCTCCGGGGCGCGCGTGGAGACGCTGTCGGGCGACCTGTACGACGTCCCCGCGCTACCCACCGACCTGGACGTCGTCGTCCACTGTGCCGGCGACGTGAGCTTCGACCCGCCGATCCAGTCCGCGTTCCAGACCAACGTCGTCGGCGTGCAGGGCCTGGTCGAGCGGGTCGTGGAGTCCGCGCGGCAGCCGGACGGGAGCCACCGGCCGCTGCACTACGTGCACGTGTCGACCGCCTACGTCGGCGGCCGCCGACGCGGGCCGGTCATGGAGGTCTCGGTCGAGCACACCGTCGACTGGCGGGCCGAGCACGAGGCCGCCCAGCGCGTCGCCGCGCGGATCGAGGACACCTCCCGCACCCCGGCGGTCCTCAGCAGGCTGGTCGCGAAGGCCGAGAAGGACCACGACCGCGCCGGGCCGCTCGCGGTGGCCGCGGACGCCGAGGAGCGCCGCCGCACCTGGGTGACCGACCAGCAGAAGGCCGCCGGCGGCGAGCGCGCCCGCAGCCTCGGCTGGACCGACGTCTACACCTTCACCAAGGCCCTCGGCGAGCGCGTCGTGGAGGAGGTCGCCGCCCCGGTCCTGCCGACCACGGTGTACCGGCCCAGCATCATCGAGTCCGCCCTCACCACGCCCCACCCGGGCTGGATCGAGGGCTTCAAGATGGCGGACCCGATCATCCTCGCCTACGGCCGCGGCGAGCTGCCCGAGCTGCCGGCCGCCCCGGACTCGGTCATCGACATCGTGCCGATCGACCTGGTCGTCAACTCGATCATCGCCGTGGCCGCGACGCCGCCGCCGGTCGGCGAGCCCGCCTACGTCCACCTGAGCTCGGGCTCGCGCAACCCGCTGACGTTCCGGCAGCTGTACGACCACGTCCGCGAGTACTTCGCGCAGCACCCGTTCGACATGGACTCCCGCGGCGCGGTCCGGCTGGCGACGTGGCGCTTCCCCGGCGCCCGGATCGTCGAGCGCGCGCTCACCACGGGCGAGAAGGCCTACGGCGTGGCCGAGGGCGCGCTGTCGCTGGCGCCGCGCAGCGACCGGGTCCGCTCGATCGCCCGCAACCTCGACACCCAGAAGCGGCGCCTGGACTTCCTGCGCCGCTACATGGACCTGTACCGCGCCTACACCCAGGTCGAGCTGTACTTCGTCGACGACCGCATGCTCGCCATGCACCAGGCGATGGACCCCGAGGACCAGGAGACGTTCGGCTTCGACACCGCCGTCATCGACTGGGAGCACTACCTCATCGAGGTGCACTGCCCCGCCGTCACGCAGGGCGTGCGCGACTACGACGTCATCCGCCGCCGGCGCGGCCGCTCCGGCGGCCCCGCGCCCCGCGTCGTCGCCCCCCGCGACCCGTCCGAGCCGGTCGACCCCGACGCCGCGCCGGTGCTTGCCGTGTTCGACATGGACGGCACGCTGCTGAGCAGCAACATCATCGAGACCTACCTGTGGGTGCGGCTGCCCGAGCTGTCGGCCGCCGGCAAGGTCCGCGAGCTCGCGGCGACCGCGGCCCGGCTGCCGCTGTACCTGCGCGCCGAGCGGCGCGACCGCGGTGCCCTGATCCGGAGCGCCTACCGCCGCTACGAGGGCGCCGACCTGCGGGCGCTGGAGGAGATGGTCGACGAGACCCTCACCCCCCACGTGCTGGAGCGGGTGAGCGGCGCCGCGATCCGGCGGGTGCGCGAGCACCGCGCGGCCGGGCACCGGACCGTCCTCATCACCGGGGCGGTCACCCCCATCACCCGCCCGCTCGCGCCGCTGTTCGACGAGATCGTCGCCGCCGAGCTCGACACCGACTCCCGCGGCCGCTGCACCGGGTTCCTCACCCGCCCGCCCCTGGTCGGCGAGGCGCGCGCGGCCTGGCTGAAGCGGTACGCGTCGGTCGAGGGCGCGGACCTGTCGCAGGCCTACGGCTACGCCGACTCCCACTCCGACCTGCCGATGCTCCAGGCCGTGGGCCGCCCGACGGCGGTCAGCCCGGACGTCACGCTGTACCGCGAGGCGCGCAAGCTGCGCTGGCCGATCGAGGACTGGGGCACCGCCGGGCGCAGCCCGCGCCTGCAGCTGCCGAGCATCGACACCTCCCAGGCGCGCCTGCCCGGCTGA
- a CDS encoding NTP transferase domain-containing protein: MAVEAMAGDTPTGDRRTVDGLVLAGGAGTRFGGDKTAAVVGGRTLLGRAVQTMVDAGTGTVAVVGPRLPDDLDLGVRPTDARPTDPTSRLVLTREDPPGSGPVAGLLAGLRELTAPTVLVLAADLPGVTRAVLADLLDALDADPGAEAAVATDADGRAQWLTAAYRTAPLRAACEAAVAGATGERGPSVKGVVGRLAVAEVAPRPGWGRLVDVDTPQDLTRAVLDDWARRLSDELGLQAALAGTDAPAVVDLVLDLAKDAAHTIARPAAPITTFALGVAAGLAAGGGQAADLTALRARIDALIDAHDGSAPQA, encoded by the coding sequence ATGGCGGTCGAGGCGATGGCGGGCGACACACCCACGGGCGACAGGCGGACGGTGGACGGGCTGGTGCTCGCCGGGGGCGCGGGGACGCGGTTCGGCGGCGACAAGACGGCAGCCGTCGTGGGCGGGCGGACCCTGCTGGGCCGGGCCGTCCAGACCATGGTCGACGCGGGGACCGGGACGGTCGCGGTCGTCGGGCCGCGGCTCCCCGACGACCTGGACCTCGGCGTCCGCCCGACCGACGCACGCCCGACCGACCCCACGTCGCGGCTCGTCCTCACCCGGGAGGACCCGCCCGGCTCGGGACCCGTCGCCGGGCTGCTCGCCGGGCTCCGGGAGCTGACGGCACCGACCGTCCTCGTCCTGGCCGCCGACCTGCCGGGGGTGACCCGCGCGGTGCTCGCCGACCTGCTCGACGCGCTCGACGCGGACCCGGGTGCCGAGGCGGCCGTCGCCACCGACGCCGACGGACGGGCGCAGTGGCTCACCGCGGCCTACCGGACGGCCCCGCTGCGGGCGGCCTGCGAGGCGGCGGTGGCGGGCGCGACCGGTGAGCGCGGGCCGTCGGTCAAGGGCGTCGTCGGGCGGCTGGCCGTGGCCGAGGTGGCCCCTCGGCCCGGGTGGGGCAGGCTGGTCGACGTGGACACCCCCCAGGACCTCACCCGCGCCGTGCTCGACGACTGGGCGCGCCGGCTCTCCGACGAGCTCGGGCTGCAGGCGGCGCTCGCCGGCACCGACGCCCCCGCGGTCGTCGACCTCGTCCTCGACCTGGCCAAGGACGCCGCGCACACCATCGCCCGCCCCGCGGCCCCGATCACGACCTTTGCGCTAGGCGTGGCCGCCGGGCTCGCGGCCGGTGGCGGGCAGGCGGCCGACCTGACCGCCCTCCGCGCCCGCATCGACGCGCTCATCGACGCCCACGACGGGTCCGCTCCCCAGGCCTGA
- a CDS encoding zinc-dependent alcohol dehydrogenase, producing the protein MSRVMLALELFRSVPRYAAARAITAAGGVPGLLVGPLAPVRLTTRNEPVVRRAGWAELKVHLSGICGSDLGAVTGTTSLYFAGVSSMPCVPGHEIVGTLTQDCEDLPAGTRVVVDPVLACAARGLDACEQCAAGHTNRCDRVSVGHLRPGLQTGYCASTGGGWGERLVVHRSQLHVVPETLSDTRAVLVEPLACAVRLASQARVEEGQTVLVSGAGAVGLFATLAIRQLTPAGRIVVVAKHSAQAALARRFGATDVVQPAEALRGVRRLTQALTVQTRLPGIASRMDQEYLLGGVDVAVDAVGSASSLDMALRTTRAGGRVVLSGMPATGADLSPAWFRELELVGTYASAGDAFPTALRLAQEAPLGDGVGGEGDVLGAVYPLHRWREALPPPPSPGRLAPVRVPFAPRQGGGGGAGADARAGGRRGWPARG; encoded by the coding sequence ATGAGCCGCGTGATGCTGGCGCTGGAGCTGTTCCGCTCGGTCCCCCGGTACGCGGCCGCCCGGGCCATCACCGCGGCGGGCGGCGTCCCCGGTCTGCTCGTCGGCCCGCTGGCGCCGGTCCGGCTGACCACCCGCAACGAGCCGGTGGTCCGCCGCGCGGGCTGGGCCGAGCTCAAGGTCCACCTGTCGGGGATCTGCGGCTCCGACCTGGGCGCGGTCACGGGCACGACGTCGCTGTACTTCGCGGGCGTCTCGTCCATGCCGTGCGTGCCGGGCCACGAGATCGTCGGCACGCTCACCCAGGACTGCGAGGACCTGCCCGCCGGGACCCGGGTCGTCGTCGACCCCGTGCTCGCCTGCGCCGCCCGCGGCCTGGACGCCTGCGAGCAGTGCGCCGCCGGCCACACCAACCGCTGCGACCGGGTGAGCGTCGGTCACCTGCGTCCCGGCCTGCAGACCGGCTACTGCGCCTCGACCGGCGGCGGCTGGGGCGAGCGCCTGGTCGTCCACCGCTCGCAGCTGCACGTAGTGCCCGAGACCCTGTCCGACACGCGCGCCGTGCTCGTCGAGCCGCTGGCCTGCGCGGTCCGCCTCGCCTCGCAGGCCCGCGTCGAGGAGGGCCAGACCGTCCTCGTCTCCGGCGCCGGCGCGGTGGGGCTGTTCGCCACCCTCGCCATCCGGCAGCTCACGCCGGCGGGCCGCATCGTCGTCGTCGCCAAGCACTCCGCGCAGGCCGCCCTGGCCCGCCGGTTCGGCGCCACCGACGTGGTGCAGCCGGCCGAGGCGCTGCGCGGCGTCCGCCGGCTCACGCAGGCCCTCACCGTGCAGACCCGCCTGCCGGGCATCGCGTCGCGGATGGACCAGGAGTACCTGCTGGGCGGCGTCGACGTGGCCGTCGACGCGGTCGGCTCGGCCAGCTCGCTCGACATGGCGCTGCGCACCACCCGCGCGGGCGGCCGCGTCGTCCTGTCCGGCATGCCGGCGACCGGGGCGGACCTCAGCCCGGCCTGGTTCCGCGAGCTGGAGCTGGTCGGCACCTACGCCAGCGCCGGCGACGCGTTCCCGACCGCTCTCCGGCTGGCCCAGGAGGCCCCGCTCGGCGACGGCGTGGGCGGCGAGGGCGACGTGCTCGGCGCGGTCTACCCGCTGCACCGCTGGCGCGAGGCCCTGCCCCCCCCCCCCTCCCCCGGCCGCCTGGCCCCCGTCAGGGTGCCCTTCGCCCCGCGCCAGGGGGGGGGGGGGGGGGCGGGGGCTGACGCCAGGGCTGGCGGGCGTCGGGGCTGGCCGGCGCGGGGCTGA